One region of Endozoicomonas sp. Mp262 genomic DNA includes:
- the sdhD gene encoding succinate dehydrogenase, hydrophobic membrane anchor protein — translation MVTNITNLSRSGLYDWMLQRLTAIILGVYSIFLVGYILLNPDMEYSQWKGLFDHLAMKIFTLLSILSVVAHAWIGMWTITTDYLNERAFGSKSVLIRFPIQLFCFIALFCYIVWGAHILWGL, via the coding sequence ATGGTAACCAATATTACCAACTTGTCCCGAAGTGGACTCTATGACTGGATGCTGCAGAGACTGACGGCCATCATCCTGGGTGTCTACTCGATCTTTCTGGTGGGGTATATCCTTCTTAACCCTGATATGGAGTACAGTCAGTGGAAGGGGTTATTTGACCACCTTGCCATGAAAATATTCACCTTACTCTCCATTCTATCCGTGGTGGCGCACGCCTGGATTGGCATGTGGACGATTACCACTGACTACCTGAATGAGCGGGCATTTGGCAGTAAGTCCGTGTTGATTCGATTTCCCATACAACTTTTCTGCTTTATAGCCCTGTTCTGTTATATCGTCTGGGGCGCACATATTCTCTGGGGGCTTTGA
- the gltA gene encoding citrate synthase — translation MAEKKATLSLNDKEPALELPIYSGSMGPDVVNVQSLTANGLFTYDPGFVSTASCESKITFIDGGKGTLLHRGYPIEQLAEHSDYLETCYLLLYGELPNKKEKKHFEKTITDHTMVHEQMIEFFSGFRRDAHPMAIMCGVVGALSAFYHDSLDITNERHREVAAYRLISKMPTLASMAYKYSIGQPFIYPRNDLGYSGNFLHMMFATPCEDYEVNPVLAKAMDRIFLLHADHEQNASTSTVRLAGSSGANPFACIAAGIAALWGPAHGGANEAVLNMLAEIGDAKNIDTFIAKAKDKDDPFRLMGFGHRVYKNFDPRAKVMKQTCDEVLNELGLHDDPLFKIAKRLEKIALEDEYFIKKKLYPNVDFYSGIILKALGIPTEMFTVIFATGRTPGWIAHWHEMISGEYRIGRPRQLYTGPVKRDFIALDKR, via the coding sequence ATGGCTGAAAAGAAAGCAACCCTTTCCCTCAATGATAAAGAACCGGCTTTGGAGCTACCAATATACTCCGGCTCCATGGGGCCGGATGTTGTCAATGTTCAAAGCCTGACTGCCAATGGTCTGTTCACATACGACCCTGGTTTTGTATCCACGGCATCCTGCGAATCAAAAATTACTTTTATTGATGGAGGCAAGGGCACTCTCCTTCACCGTGGCTACCCTATTGAGCAGTTAGCAGAACATTCTGACTACCTTGAGACCTGCTATCTCTTGCTTTATGGCGAGCTACCGAATAAAAAGGAAAAGAAGCACTTTGAAAAAACCATCACGGATCACACCATGGTCCACGAGCAAATGATAGAGTTTTTCAGTGGCTTCCGGCGAGATGCCCATCCCATGGCCATTATGTGCGGTGTCGTAGGCGCGCTCTCCGCCTTCTATCATGACTCCCTGGATATCACCAATGAAAGGCACCGGGAAGTGGCAGCCTATCGGCTGATCTCAAAAATGCCCACACTGGCCTCCATGGCCTATAAATATTCCATTGGCCAACCTTTTATCTACCCCAGAAATGACCTTGGCTACTCCGGCAATTTCCTGCATATGATGTTCGCCACTCCCTGCGAGGATTACGAGGTTAACCCGGTTCTTGCAAAGGCCATGGATAGAATCTTTTTGCTCCATGCTGACCATGAGCAAAATGCCTCAACATCCACCGTTCGACTGGCCGGTTCCAGCGGTGCCAACCCATTTGCCTGTATTGCCGCAGGCATTGCCGCACTTTGGGGGCCTGCCCACGGGGGAGCCAATGAAGCTGTGCTTAATATGCTGGCTGAAATCGGTGATGCCAAAAACATCGATACATTTATTGCCAAGGCAAAAGATAAGGATGACCCCTTCAGACTGATGGGATTCGGTCACCGGGTCTACAAGAACTTTGACCCTCGGGCCAAGGTTATGAAACAAACCTGTGACGAAGTGCTTAACGAACTGGGGCTGCATGACGATCCACTGTTCAAGATCGCCAAACGCCTGGAGAAAATTGCATTGGAGGATGAGTACTTCATCAAGAAGAAACTCTATCCCAATGTGGATTTCTATTCTGGCATCATCCTGAAGGCGCTGGGCATTCCCACCGAGATGTTCACTGTTATCTTTGCCACAGGCCGGACGCCTGGCTGGATTGCCCATTGGCACGAAATGATCAGTGGCGAATATCGCATTGGTCGCCCACGCCAACTCTACACTGGGCCGGTTAAACGGGATTTTATAGCACTGGATAAACGATAA
- the ddpX gene encoding D-alanyl-D-alanine dipeptidase has product MHNSHNLVTISPESHNVLLEIAYATRDNFTGEPIYQKPVCLLHKEAAKRLSRAVETITPLGLRLKIWDAFRPVEAQKMLFEHTPNPIYVGDPAVSPCPHCRGIAIDLTLTDQYGKELIMGTAFDDFRPLAHHGNNQISREAQKNRLLLAGVMNIAGFDTFDTEWWHYQLPDANNYPLLKEADIRTGIIAL; this is encoded by the coding sequence ATGCATAACAGCCACAATCTTGTGACCATCTCGCCAGAAAGTCATAACGTATTGCTAGAAATTGCCTATGCAACCCGTGATAATTTCACAGGAGAACCTATTTATCAAAAACCGGTTTGCCTGTTACACAAGGAAGCCGCAAAGCGGCTATCAAGAGCAGTGGAAACCATCACTCCCCTGGGACTAAGACTTAAAATATGGGATGCCTTTCGCCCCGTGGAAGCCCAGAAAATGCTGTTCGAGCACACCCCAAACCCTATTTATGTCGGAGATCCAGCAGTCAGCCCCTGCCCCCACTGCCGGGGTATTGCCATTGACCTGACCCTGACAGACCAATACGGCAAAGAGCTTATTATGGGAACAGCATTTGATGACTTCAGGCCCCTGGCTCACCACGGCAATAACCAGATTTCAAGAGAAGCCCAAAAAAACAGGCTACTGCTTGCAGGTGTCATGAATATTGCCGGCTTCGACACCTTTGATACTGAGTGGTGGCATTATCAACTCCCTGATGCCAATAATTACCCTTTACTAAAAGAGGCGGATATTCGAACAGGGATAATAGCTCTGTGA
- the sdhA gene encoding succinate dehydrogenase flavoprotein subunit yields the protein MVALRTLTYDAIVIGGGGAGMRAALQLTEAGIKTACVTKVFPTRSHTVSAQGGITCAIASDDPQDDWRWHMYDTVKGSDYIGDQDAIEYMCSVGPQAVFELEHMGLPFSRTEEGRIYQRPFGGQSKDFGKGGQAARTCAAADRTGHALLHTLYQANLKGGTTFLNEWYAVDLVKNQKGQVAGVIALCIETGETAYIKSKATVLATGGSGRIYASTTNALINTGDGIGMALRAGYPMQDMEMWQFHPTGIHGAGTLVTEGCRGEGGYLINSEGERFMERYAPNAKDLAGRDVVARSMIIEILEGRGCGPNKDHVLLKLDHLGAETLHLRLPGICELSSTFAHVDPVEAPIPVIPTCHYMMGGVPTNVGGQALRQDASGNDEVIEGLYACGEAACVSVHGANRLGGNSLLDLVVFGRAAGLQIEKSLKEGFDSVDASDSDIDAALSRLNRLNQTSQGEKVVEVRRDLQNTMQLYFGVFREGESMQTGLKKLDEIRERINALHLEDKSLAFNTARIEALELENLYEVAHATAVAAEERKESRGAHARNDYTERDDTNWLAHSLYCPTTKRVTKRKVNFAPKTMEAFPPKARTY from the coding sequence ATGGTTGCACTTCGTACCCTTACCTATGATGCGATCGTTATAGGTGGAGGCGGCGCCGGTATGCGTGCTGCACTGCAGTTGACGGAAGCAGGGATCAAAACCGCCTGTGTGACCAAGGTGTTTCCAACCCGCTCCCATACAGTTTCTGCCCAGGGTGGGATAACCTGTGCTATCGCCAGTGATGATCCCCAGGATGACTGGCGCTGGCATATGTATGATACGGTGAAGGGGTCTGATTATATCGGTGATCAGGATGCCATTGAGTATATGTGCTCCGTTGGTCCGCAAGCCGTTTTTGAGCTGGAGCACATGGGGCTGCCATTTTCCAGAACAGAGGAGGGGCGTATTTATCAGCGTCCCTTCGGTGGTCAGTCAAAAGATTTTGGCAAAGGGGGACAGGCTGCCAGAACCTGTGCGGCAGCCGATCGTACCGGACATGCTTTATTGCACACGCTTTACCAGGCTAATTTGAAAGGCGGAACCACCTTTTTAAATGAATGGTACGCCGTTGATCTGGTAAAAAATCAGAAAGGCCAGGTGGCCGGTGTTATTGCCCTCTGTATTGAGACGGGAGAGACCGCCTATATCAAGAGTAAGGCGACGGTACTGGCCACCGGTGGATCCGGCCGTATTTACGCCTCTACCACCAACGCCCTGATCAATACCGGTGATGGTATCGGCATGGCATTGAGGGCGGGTTATCCCATGCAGGATATGGAAATGTGGCAATTCCACCCCACCGGCATTCATGGTGCGGGAACCCTGGTGACAGAGGGGTGCCGGGGTGAAGGGGGCTATTTAATTAATAGTGAGGGTGAGCGTTTTATGGAACGCTATGCCCCGAATGCCAAAGATCTGGCTGGCCGGGATGTGGTTGCCCGTTCCATGATTATAGAAATTCTGGAAGGCCGGGGATGTGGTCCTAATAAAGATCATGTTTTATTGAAGCTTGATCACTTGGGGGCTGAAACCCTTCACCTGCGTTTACCGGGTATTTGTGAGCTGTCCAGCACATTTGCCCATGTTGATCCGGTTGAGGCGCCGATTCCGGTGATTCCAACCTGTCATTACATGATGGGCGGGGTGCCTACCAATGTGGGTGGCCAGGCCCTGCGTCAGGATGCCAGCGGTAATGACGAAGTGATTGAAGGGCTTTATGCCTGTGGTGAGGCGGCCTGTGTTTCTGTGCATGGAGCCAATAGACTGGGTGGTAATTCATTGCTTGACCTGGTGGTGTTCGGACGGGCTGCGGGCCTTCAGATAGAAAAGAGCCTGAAAGAAGGTTTTGACTCTGTGGATGCTTCAGACAGCGATATTGATGCAGCACTGTCCCGTTTGAATCGATTGAACCAAACGAGTCAGGGAGAGAAAGTGGTAGAGGTTCGCAGGGATCTCCAGAACACCATGCAGCTTTATTTCGGTGTATTCCGCGAAGGGGAGAGCATGCAAACGGGGCTTAAAAAGCTGGATGAAATCCGTGAGCGCATCAACGCCCTTCACCTGGAAGATAAAAGCCTGGCATTTAATACGGCACGTATTGAGGCTCTGGAGCTTGAGAATCTCTATGAAGTGGCTCATGCCACGGCCGTTGCTGCCGAAGAGCGTAAAGAGTCCAGGGGAGCCCATGCCCGGAATGATTATACGGAGCGGGATGATACAAACTGGTTGGCGCATTCCCTGTATTGCCCAACAACCAAACGAGTGACCAAACGCAAGGTTAATTTTGCTCCCAAAACCATGGAGGCATTTCCACCCAAGGCCAGAACTTATTAA
- a CDS encoding TerC family protein — translation MEHLFTTEALIALVTLTSLEIVLGIDNIIFITILVDRLPAHQRPRARTLGLSLAMLTRIGLLLSLTWVMQLTTPLLTLFDHSISGRDLILLGGGLFLIAKSTHEIHGSLETGEEAENASSIKKLAGGFGLVLIQIALIDIIFSLDSVITAVGLANQIWVMVTAIIIAVFIMMIAAGPIGDFVSKHPTLKMLALSFLILIGVSLIAEGLDFHIPKGYIYFAMAFSLMVEALNIKLRHRKTL, via the coding sequence ATGGAACACCTGTTTACCACTGAAGCCCTGATAGCGCTGGTCACCCTGACCTCCCTGGAAATCGTCCTGGGCATCGATAATATTATATTTATCACAATCCTTGTGGATCGCCTGCCAGCCCACCAGCGCCCGCGAGCCAGAACACTGGGGCTAAGTCTGGCCATGCTCACCAGAATCGGCCTGCTGCTTTCTTTAACCTGGGTAATGCAACTGACCACCCCCCTTCTGACCCTGTTTGATCATAGTATTTCAGGTCGAGACCTTATTCTTTTGGGAGGAGGGTTATTCCTTATTGCCAAATCCACCCATGAAATCCACGGCTCCCTGGAAACTGGAGAAGAGGCGGAAAACGCCAGCTCAATAAAAAAACTGGCAGGAGGCTTCGGCCTGGTGCTAATACAAATTGCCCTGATAGATATTATATTTTCCCTGGACTCAGTCATAACCGCAGTAGGCCTGGCCAATCAGATCTGGGTTATGGTGACCGCTATTATCATCGCTGTTTTCATTATGATGATTGCAGCAGGCCCGATAGGAGACTTTGTCAGCAAACACCCGACACTGAAAATGCTGGCCCTGAGCTTTCTGATACTCATTGGTGTTTCCCTGATTGCCGAGGGGCTAGACTTCCATATTCCCAAAGGATACATCTACTTTGCCATGGCATTTTCACTGATGGTTGAAGCCCTGAATATCAAACTGCGACACCGGAAAACCCTTTAG
- the sdhC gene encoding succinate dehydrogenase, cytochrome b556 subunit: protein MNNKRPVNLDITTIKLPLPAYTSILHRVAGVLLFFGVGIFLYGLELSLVSEESFELLKGLMASMPVKLSIWIVISALIYHFVAGIKHLLMDVDIGDGKQSGKVGAVITLLVSAVLIILAGVWIW from the coding sequence GTGAATAACAAAAGACCAGTCAATCTCGATATAACCACGATCAAGTTGCCGTTACCGGCCTATACCTCAATCCTTCACAGGGTTGCCGGTGTGTTGCTTTTTTTCGGTGTCGGCATTTTTCTGTATGGACTGGAGCTGTCGCTGGTTTCTGAAGAATCGTTCGAATTGTTGAAAGGGCTTATGGCCAGCATGCCGGTAAAGCTCTCAATATGGATTGTTATTTCAGCACTGATTTACCATTTTGTCGCGGGTATAAAACACTTGTTGATGGATGTTGATATCGGTGATGGCAAGCAGTCCGGCAAAGTTGGTGCAGTGATTACACTGTTAGTGTCTGCTGTACTGATTATTCTTGCGGGGGTGTGGATATGGTAA